CGGCTTTCTCTTGACTGGGATTACTTTAGTTTGTGCAAACGCCCCTGAACACCACTGTTGCCGCCCACTAAACTTTAGCTCAGTTCTTTAGCTGAATGGGAGATATCAGCAGCCTATTACGGAGTTTCTTTTTGAATGGTAGGTGGTAATTTAATTACTTAGTAACTAAAGAACCAACACTCTTAACCTGAAGCTACTGAGGACTGAGATATCTGCTCTTCTTGTTTGTAAGGACTTTGAACACACACAACTCTAATTTACAGAGCTCCAACAGCAAGAGCAGAGCAAAGAAAGGTTTTATAGttcatttttgattatttttctttttcactggAGATACAtgaaaaaggaaggaagaagaatGGGGAAAGCAGCTGTGTTGGTATTATTCTTCCTCCTGAGCATGGCGTTAGAGAGTAGAGGTGCTGCAGAGAAAGTGCAGGACTCTGCAGAGATTCCCAGGATTGTTAAGACAAAGGACGTTAAAGAAACTGACACCATTCCTACCAAAAACAGCTCTTCTTCAGAATTTTTAGGTAACCTGCTGGTGGTGCCCATGGATGGGAGTCACTGGGTGGGCATAAAAGCCATCGCACAAGAAATGGGTCGGCGTGGACACAGGGTCACTGTGGTAATTCCAGAGGTCAACATACGGATGGGTCCAGGAGAATACTATGAGACCATCACCTATCCTGTTCCCTATGACAAGGATGAAATTGATTTTGTGATGTCTTCACACAAGGAGATCATGGAAAAATCTGCACAGCCTTTcattcagaaaataaagaaacgaTTCGCTCAGATCCAGAAAGttacaggttttcttcacaCCACGGCAGCGAGTCTACTGTTCAACACTAGCCTCATTTCTCATCTGGCAAAGCAGGTGagtgaaaataaatcacatttgtAGATTATACTGTGATTTGTTGCCTGAACTATTCTTTGGACAAGCAGTGTAGATACGTAGATACATAAAAACGTAAATATTCAAGCATTATTTCAGCACCTTGGAATTCTTTATTTTCACAGTGaatgttttcagatttattttaaccGTGGGTTGAGCCTGAAATATATCTCTTTGTGTTTTGAAACATGACAGGCATTTCCTAAAAATAAGTTGTGTAGCAGAATACATAGCTCAAAACCTATTGACTTATATATTGTCTACATTGATTGTGTCTCAAATGCCTAAGCAACACACACCACATAGTATATTGTTGGTATTccatgtgaaagaccaacacaaagtagtgcataataagGAAGCaatattgaatgtttttttgaCAAATCTCAAAAGTatggtgtacatttgtattcagtctatAAACAAAtagtcttctttgcaaaatggctcaagttaagtcagattggatggaaaggaGTTGTCAACATATATTTTTAAGTTCTGCCACAGATCCTTGACTGGGCAATCCTAACACATCATTATTCTTTGAtgcaaaccatttcattgtaccTCTGGCGGTATGTTTAGTAGGccttgtcctactggaaggtgaacactTGCCTCCGTCCCAAGCCTGTTGCTGCTTTTTGCAGACCCCCCCAAAAAAGaattgcactagattttatctGCACTCTTAATTTTCTCCTCTCATCAGTCTCATTCACTTCATAGAACTTTGATGCAGTCCTGACAGACCCAATGGTCCCAACAGGGTCATTGGTTGCTCGGAAATTAGGTAAGTGACCCTTCCTTTGGATTACATCTATGTATCactgtcataatctgcctgtgtttagggttttgagtttgtgttctgtttacttTATCTGCTTTGCCAGGTttcttcacttgctttatttcagtgtatttgGGCTTATTGGATAAATTCTGGTGTTTAGGgttttgttacttccctggattccCATGTTAGATatgttagtttgtatttccttatagatctggttcctCCTTGTTTAGGTTCTTTTGgcagtctcattgtttactaatttcagttcatttagatgttttgtGTTACCTCCCTGCACTCCCTGCTCATCAGTATTAATTATTCACTCTCCCCCAGTTCCCTGCAGTccctcttccaccagctgcttcTCATTCCCTTCCGATTAGCTCCCATGGTTCATTGGTTCATTATCCACTCTTCCTTAGCATTTATACTCAGTAGTTGTCATTACTCTCCACTGGCTTCTCCTGGTTACTACCCTGTTTGCTGCCTGGCTCCATGTCCTTTTATCCCATGCTCCTGTTATCCTCCTGCCCCTGTCTCACACCTGCCTGTGTTCCTGTACCTGGTCATCCTGTAAGtctgtttattattaaaccttttttcatctACTCCACTATGCTCTGCATTGGGTCCAACCTcaacaaacattttgacataaGGAACCAGTCATCTGGACCCTGCAGGGTTTATGTCAGAGGAGACATATGACCACCTCTTGCTTATTGTTAATAGTTATTGTGCCACAGCCAGACAGACCATGGGAGAGTTTGGCAGCAGTGTGCATTTTTCTTCAGCTGCAAGAGATGGTTCCTTACCTTCCCCATTGGGCTTGAGGAGTTGTTGGAGGAAGTGTACAAACATTATTGTGAGTCATAGGTGGAGATTTTCCAGAGCTCACTTCCATCACAGCCTCTGCCTCAACCATCTCCACCACCCCCGTGCCTGACATCTGCAGCTCTGTCCTCGTCATGCAAACTCTTGGCTCAGTCATCTTCTTCCTCGTTGTCATCTACACCTCTGACTCCGCCATCCTCAGTACTGAAACTTCACTCTTGTTTCAATCCACATCatcatcattttcattttcaccaTCTATACTTCTGGCCCCACCAGCAACACTATCAATGTCCTTACTATGTCTCCAGAGCACTGCAACACAGCCACCTCTACCTACCTCCTCTGTTCGGTGCAGTTGGCACTGTTGGCTGGCTGCATCCGGTCCTACCTTTAAGGGCCTAGGCGACATTCCTGCTTCTCGTCTCCAGAGCGTTGGTGATGGGCCCGTCTCAAATTCCTTTGCACTCCACAGATGGCATTGTAAGATGGACGTGTCTGCTCAAATCACAGAGGGTCAGCCAGACGACTCTGCTTCATCTTCAGCTTCAGCTTCAGGTCCTTCCTCTGAGGGTCATCTCAACGGCTCAGCTTCTCCAGACCAGCCATCATCATCACTGCTGTTTTTTCCAGACCAACAAAGTAGGCCTGCCTCATGTTTCTGACTCTCCACAACACATCCACCGCAGATCACCATGGCTCTGTAAAGGCTTCCAATACTGATCTCCAGAGCCTCGCTGAGGGTGTCATCAGTTGCCGCACCACTCTTTAGGGCTTCCCCAAGGATTCTCCCAGTGCTCCCTTGAGCTCCACCGTAGTTCCAAGGTTCCCAAGCTCCACCGCGGTTTCAAGTCTGCAGAGCCCGGCCGACCTCCAGACAGGGCTTTCAGAGGGTCCTCTACGCTTTTCGGGCCGACTTCCAGACTTAATGCATTGCCGACCTCCAATGCACCTTCTCAGTTGTTGCCAGCCACTGAGGTCTCAACATCACAGCCGGCCTCTGGGTCCTTGTCAGTGGTCACCAAGACCTCAACATCTTTGGCTGCCTgaactgtttttgtgttttgattcTGTTTTTGAGTTATCCATTCTTTGGATTACATCTATCTATCACTCATTTTTTTGAACAAGTACCACCACAGGAAATACTGTCCTCTCATGAAACTCAATTTAGACTAACATTAAATCACAGAACTTCAAGCAGACAGATTTTAAAGAGTTAGCCTTAAGACCCTCTAACGAGCAGCTCAAAGTTTTGAATGGAGGTCATGGTTTGATCCCTTACATGAATTTCATGATTGATGAATTTCATGTGTGGCTCATAGCTGATATCATTCCTCACCAAATGATTGCTGTATCATGTCAAACCCAGTTCACTGTTGCCTAATTCAATTTGCATGCAGACCCAACAAACAATTTCCTCTGCTCCCAAGTAGTTTCATTTGGAGTTACAATAGTATTGCGCTTGAACCAATCGTTTTTTTCTATTCTCTGCTTGTTAACTTGTCATAGGTTGGAAAGTCATTCTGATGTTTACTTATAAAtagtaccttttttttttttcaaagaaccaCTACTAGGAGCAGTTTTAGAACCACGTGTATCCTCTCATCAGTTGTTGCTAAATCACTTTCAGGTATCCCCACCATTAACTTACTGAGGGGGATCCCTTGTTCTCTGGATATGAAGGCTGCAGGCTGTCCCTCCCCTCCATCCTTTGTGCCTCGATTTTTTACTCGATACACAGACAGAATGAACTTCAAGGAGCGAGTCATCAACACCTTGGTGAGGACATATagacaatgtttttctttctccccaTCATGTTATACTAACCCATTCTGAAAGGCTGCAAAATCCACCATTAAAAATCAGGTCTCTAGCTCACAGGGATCTAGTTAACCTTGTTCATACCTTCACATTGAATGGTTAAGGCCTTGTTTAAGTGAACAGATTTGTTGATTTGCGACTGAAGGTTGAGTCCACAACACAGTACATATGAACTCCATCGGACGAAATCTAGAATCACTGTTTCTGGACAATGTTCactcagctttttttttacagtacagGAATAGGGATTTGActcaaaactgttaacatttcTCAGTTTAATATTAcagcagccgcaccaatccatctgtcgatctcccgctccattctggAGAGGGGAAGCCACccctttccggttgagaaccattgTCTTGGACTTGGAACCTCCTGAAGCCGATGTTCGACTAtcgactctcctctccaatacgcTGGCTTAGGCCTTCCCAGGGAgcctgaggagtgtgatccccctgtagttggaacacatcctCTGGTCCCTCTTCTTGTTTGCCCCCTTCTTGTCTGCCAGtgcagaggcactgtccctaaTGTTCTTtcccaccgcggagctttttgaccacctcagtgacttcagcccgggtgattaACTAGTGTTTAGTTGCAGATTATCTGGATTCTAAAACAGCTTCAGTTCTTTGGGCATTtcactaaagaaaataaagagtgTAAAACGTCAGTGTCCACCTAAGCATTTGCGGTTGAGGTAATGATTGCTTCCTTACCTGACATGCAGCCCCATATCATCAATGACTGTGGAAATGAGCTTGTTATTTCAACCAGcgatcttttaaatgttttattggaatgaaatcaaacacatttttctggCATCAGCTCCTTAGCCAGTGCAAATTGAACAACCTATATGTTTTGCCAAACTCTGTATTGAATTAACTTCTTGACATAGTATAATTATCTTTTCCATTGTTTTAACCCAGAGCGTCCTTGTTGGAGAAAGGGTCTTGTCAGTTAGACAGGTGAAAGAGCTCATTAGGCCCTGCTAGCAGATCTTTAACAGCAGATCTGGACTTGTGCGggtatttgttttagaaatatcaAATAATTTTTCCTGCTTCTTGATCTGAAGATAAGATAttacatcatttacaaagatgtCTAAATGTTTATCCAATAAATAGAGTTGTGTCCATactgtatgtaaaaaaataaataaataaagtaaaaattttgaatttatttacttTGATTTTATCAGGGGTTTTTTTGCCCACGGTTTGTTCACCATGTCCATTGTCCTGTTTTGTTTCCGATACACAGGTGGCTTCACTGGAGCCATTACTCTGTCGGCTGCTGTACTGGCAATTTGACCAAATGGCCTACGAGTTCCTGGAAGAGAAGGTGGGAGTGGCAGAGATTTTTTCAGAAGCTGATATCTGGCTGCTCAGGTAGGAAGTATAAAGATCAATTCTCTAcattatttctttacatttttgtctccaaattaaaaaaattttggGATAATGAAGCTTTTActgctttgttttggttctCAGAACAACTATAATGTCATTAAGTTGTACATCATGCATTATTTGCATATTCAgtattatttaattttccatTTATTACGTCTGCCAAGGTGGTAACTTCGACGGTTGAGTTTGTTTCATTTCTCAAAGCCCTGCTTTGTTGGTGTGGTTCTCCTGCTACTAGAATCAATAATCACTCCTCAAAGACTCCTTGTTACACCATTGAACCTTGACTGCTGCATCccaacatttttcagattgtaTTGCAGACCTGAAACACCAAAATTCATAATTATATTGTCATGTACACACTGtcttaatgaagaaatgtgtgtTTTGTAGTAATGTGGAGTACAGAGGAAACATCTCCTTCTCTTCTGACTCTATTTCCACAGGATTGACTTCACGCTGGAGTTTCCCCGTCCCCTCATGCCAAACATGGTTCTGGTTGGTGGGATCAATTGCAAAGTGAGGAATCCTCTTCCTGAAgtgagacattttttttatattccaaATGCAAACcttatgtttattttgacatctttaaatagaaaaacaaatgagacaGAGAAACTATTCAAAAACATTACAAAGCTTCaatatgtgtgtatgtttttcaggATTTGGCGTCGTGGCTATCAGGAGAGCATGGATTTGTAGTGTTTACTCTGGGCTCCATGATTTCAGACCTGCCAGAAGACATCGCTGCTACCTTCCTAGATGCCTTCAGGCAGATTCCACAGAAGGTACAGGGACACTTATGGATGTAAATGGCACCATGCAGTTTCAAAAGCATTAATAttccttaaaccttttcacattttgtcacattgtcattttatgtgattgaccaaaacaaagtagtgcctaactgtgaagtgggaaaaaaaagatacgtcacactttttacaaataaaaaagtgtgatGTACATTTGGCTTCAGCCCAGTGTACTACttatacccttaaataaaatccactgcaaccaaTGACTTTCTGAAGGAATCTAGTTTAGTCCAACTGCACCtgttctctggtcagataagaacAACAATGAACTTTGTGGCCTACATGTTAAACACTATGGGCCTGATCTCAAAAGGTTTGTGGGTACAAATTCAGGTTTAGACTAGGTTGAACGTGTACAAACTCGGGTTTAGGCTAGGTTGAACGTGTACAAACTCAGGTTTAGGCTAGGTTGAACGTGTACAAACTCAGGTTTAGGCTAGGTTGAACGTGTACAAATTCAGGTTTAGATTAGGTTGACCGTGTACAAATTCAGGTTTAGGCTAGGTTGAACGTGTACAAACTCAGGTTTAGGCTAGGTTAAACGTGTAAAATTCAGGTTTAGGCTAGGTTGAACGTGTACAAATTCAGGTTTAGGCTAGGTTGAACGTGTACAAATTCAGGTTTAGGCTAGGTTGAACGTGTACAAATTCAGGTTTAGGCTAGGTTGAACGTGTACAAACTCAGGTTTAGGCTAGGTTGAACGTGTACAAATTCAGGTTTAGGCTAGGTTGAACGTGTACAAATTCAGGTTTAGGCTAAGTTTACCGTGTACAAACACGGGTTTAGGCTAGGTTGAATTTGTACAAACTCAGGTTTAGGCTAGGTTGAACGTGTACAAATTCAGGTTTAGGCTAGGTTGAACGTGTACAAACTCAGGTTTAGGCTAGGTTGAACGTGTACAAATTCAGGTTTAGGCTAGGTTGAACGTGTACAAATTCAGGTTTAGGCTAGGTTGAACGTGTGCAAATTCAGGTTTAGGCTAGGTTGACCGTGTACAAACTCAGGTTTAGGCTAGGTTGAACGTGTACAAACTCAGGTTTAGGCTAGGTTGACCGTGTACAAACTCAGGTTTAGGCTAGGTTGAAAGTGTACAAACTCAGGTTTAGGCTAGGTTAAACGTGTAAAATTCAGGTTTAGGCTAGGTTGAACGTGTACAAACTCAGGTTTAGGCTAGGTTAAACGTGTAAAATTCAGGTTTAGGCTAGGTTGAACGTGTACAAACTCAGGTTTAGATTAGGTTGAACGTGTACAAATTCAGGTTTAGGCTAGGTTGAACGTGTACAAACGCAGGTTTAGGCTAGTTTGAACGTATACAAACTCAGGTTTAGGCTAGGTTAAACGTGTAAAATTCAGGTTTAGGCTAGGTTGAACGTGTACAAACTCAGGTTTAGATTAGGTTGAACGTGTACAAATTCAGGTTTAGGCTAGGTTGACCGTGTACAAACGCAGGTTTAGGCTAGTTTGAACGTATACAAACTCAGGTTTAGGCTAGGTTAAACGTGTAAAATTCAGGTTTAGGCTAGGTTGAACGTGTACAAATTCAGGTTTAGACTAGGTTGAACGTGTACAAATTCAAGTTTAGGCTAGGTTGAACGTGTACAAACTCAGGTTTAGGCTAGGTTGAACGTGTACAAATTCAGGTTTAGACTAGGTTGAACGTGTACAAATTCAAGTTTAGGCTAGGTTGAACGTGTACAAATTCAGGTTTAGGCTAGGTTGAACGTGTACAAATTCAGGTTTAGGCTAGGTTGAACGTGTACAAATTCAGGTTTAGGCTAGGTTGAACGTGTACAAATTCAGGTTTAGGCTAGGTTGAACGTGTACAAATTCAGGTTTAGGCTAGGTTGAACGTGTACAAATTCACGTTTAGACTAGATTGTGTGGGTAAAGCTAATCTACAAAACAGATGCAAATTGAATTGCATGTGCAAAATGAGCCAAACAGTGGGCCCAAACTTTTTTGCCTTCATGAAAAAGCATAACATAGGAAAGTGACCCAAACCTGCAAATTTAAGGAggggatatgcaaatgtaatcccTTTCCACCTGCAATgcgatttatcaaacctgaaacggATCGCGTttgctgtttttgcatctagatttagcatgtttgtaaaatgtctgctgtcacttttgCCTTCTGGAGGCATAGATGGATCATCACTGtcagtgagatcatctgctgctgaaatgCGCACAAACCGCTAAAGGCGGAGGGCACTCGCCACTTTGGACATTTCTGACCTCCTGGACAACAGTCTGTAATCCATCATTCTCATTAAAAGCAATGCGGGGtgtagtctttgcctcactggGTTTGTCCGGacaacaaacataaagcatctgctaGCAGAACAACTTTaaactcagccttctgcatgTGCAAGTATGCACTCAGAGGTGCCCTGTGCAAATGAACAGAGAGGGGAAATAATATCATCAGGGCAAAGGCTGCGATGacagacctgctgctgtgaataacaacaacaaaagttATGACTGCTGTTTTAACtttagcttttattattttcctgttttactATTGTTTTGTACCACTTTGAGATACATAAATGacatttgtaattattatacttttttattgtttttagttcTAACTCCATGGCTTCGAacttcatctttcttttatGGCTGCTCTGCTCTCCAACACTCTCCATGATGACAGCCAGTAGCACATACAATTTCCTaatttaaatagggcggtctggAATGCTTTAGCACCCGTCATCCATTGCGTACACAATctttctagatttttttttgtacaagaaatttttttcagtgtttcatGATCAGACTCTgtgtagaagaaaacaaaatgtgtaaatgttcagTGAGTATGAAtccttttgtaaggcactgcaTATAATCTTTAGGCTCCAAGCCATGAACTGAAACTTTATCACTTTTTATAGGTGATATGGAGGTACACTGGCAAACTTCCCAGCAGGATTCCAGACAATGTGAAGATGATGAAATGGGTGCCTCAGAATGACCTGTTAGGTAgcttaaatgcatttaaaaagtcAGGAAAGATAACACATCACAGtttaaacatctaaaatatccttcttctaaaaaaaatattgacatCTTTTATTAGCTCATCCTGGAGCTCGAGCTTTCATCACTCACGCTGGCTCACATGGGATTTTTGAGGGTTTGTGTCATGCTGTACCCATGCTGATGGTACCACTGAATGCAGAGCAGCCTGACAATGCACAGAAGATAGCAAGCAGAGGAGCAGGACTCGTGCTGGATATAACCTCCATCACCTCAGAAAGCCTTCTGCAGGGGCTGAATGAGCTCATCAATAACACCAGGTAGGAGGTTTGACATCTGATTAGTCTTCACTTCAGCTTTTTGTTTCAGAATGTGAACTGGATCTCCTTCCAAGTCAACCTTTTCCATCCCTGTGTatctctgtatgtgtgtgttcaggtaCAAAGAGAACATCAAGAAGCTTTCAGCTCTTCATAACGACCGCCCAATTGACCCTCTGGATCTTTCAGTGTTCTGGACAGAATTTGTGATGCAACATAAAGGAGCAAAGCACCTCAGACCAGCTCTCCATGACCTTTACTGGTTCCAGTACTACTGCCTGGATGTTATAGCACTATTAGTTACTGTGTTGCTGGTTTTTGTAACACTAACATTTAAGTGTCTAAAACTATGCCTCCAGAAACTGAGCAGGAAGAGGAAGCAAGACTAGGAGGATCTGTAAATTCTCCCTTTCCATCCTCAACAGTCTGTAAAGGGAAGTTTTAAAAGCATTCTGATgcttaaacaccattaagaataaaacaaatctgaggtgatcaaaatacatttaattaaactgaaaatacaGAATGTCATAAGATCAAATTACATATGGTGTTGGCTCAAGTGCAGAGAATCAGTGCCCCCCTTTCTTTGGAGGAAACATGGTGTACTCTATCGCCAGGGCAACAGTAAATGCAGCGAAGCCCCACTTAAATCCTCTGAGCAGAACCTCTGACAGAGTCACTGCACGGGCGAAGCCACCTGAATACCTCCATGCCTCGTTGctgcagacagacacagaggggAGAAAATCCAGTGTCAGATATCATGGCTCTAAACACACCCCTGTTCAGATGCCAGATTGTTACGGCATAAAAAACCAACTTTGATAAATTTATCGGAAACCTTTTCACATATAATGTCACAAACATCTTGTAAATTCAAAACAAATCTAATAGAAGGAAGAATAATTCTAAAGCTGCAATAATAGAATTGTATAAGTGTACATTAccttaaattaatgttttattgaagCATCTTTTGATTCAGATTTAACATTCAGTCTTCATCATGATTTGCCAATATTTGCCAACTTGTTAATGTTCACCAACTCTATCAGACTATTGTACACAGCCGGCTTCAGGTGAATCAACATATTCTCTATAGTATTCagttctgaactttgactaggaaaTTCCAGAACCTGACACTACAGAACTTTTTCTCTCATTAAGCCATTCTTTGCCAATTTTGACATATGCTTCGAATcactgtgatgctgaaaaataacATCTCTCTTCATCTTCCTGGTAAACACCAGAAGGTTCTGGACCCAAACTTGGACCTGTTCATAACCTTATCCACAGCAAATTGTTGACACATTGGAACttcactgcagctcctccagtgttgCTGTTGGCCTCTTGGCTACTTCTTTAACCAGTTTCAGTCTCATTATCTCATCACCTTTGGAGAAAGATCCAGTTTTTGTGACGTCACTGTGGTCACGTTTTTTCTCCAGCTA
This genomic interval from Girardinichthys multiradiatus isolate DD_20200921_A chromosome 6, DD_fGirMul_XY1, whole genome shotgun sequence contains the following:
- the LOC124870053 gene encoding UDP-glucuronosyltransferase 1A1-like is translated as MKKEGRRMGKAAVLVLFFLLSMALESRGAAEKVQDSAEIPRIVKTKDVKETDTIPTKNSSSSEFLGNLLVVPMDGSHWVGIKAIAQEMGRRGHRVTVVIPEVNIRMGPGEYYETITYPVPYDKDEIDFVMSSHKEIMEKSAQPFIQKIKKRFAQIQKVTGFLHTTAASLLFNTSLISHLAKQNFDAVLTDPMVPTGSLVARKLGIPTINLLRGIPCSLDMKAAGCPSPPSFVPRFFTRYTDRMNFKERVINTLVASLEPLLCRLLYWQFDQMAYEFLEEKVGVAEIFSEADIWLLRIDFTLEFPRPLMPNMVLVGGINCKVRNPLPEDLASWLSGEHGFVVFTLGSMISDLPEDIAATFLDAFRQIPQKVIWRYTGKLPSRIPDNVKMMKWVPQNDLLAHPGARAFITHAGSHGIFEGLCHAVPMLMVPLNAEQPDNAQKIASRGAGLVLDITSITSESLLQGLNELINNTRYKENIKKLSALHNDRPIDPLDLSVFWTEFVMQHKGAKHLRPALHDLYWFQYYCLDVIALLVTVLLVFVTLTFKCLKLCLQKLSRKRKQD
- the LOC124870061 gene encoding NADH dehydrogenase [ubiquinone] 1 beta subcomplex subunit 3-like, which gives rise to MGGDHGHSKLSMPDWRQWKVEGTPLEFTQQRLATRGLKDPWARNEAWRYSGGFARAVTLSEVLLRGFKWGFAAFTVALAIEYTMFPPKKGGH